A genomic region of Micromonospora sp. NBC_01796 contains the following coding sequences:
- a CDS encoding BlaI/MecI/CopY family transcriptional regulator has protein sequence MSTTPPSPAAEPSENGRRRSGQLEAQVVTILVEAGGPLTPGEVRDRLDPGGPLSYSTVVTTLSRLFDKGAVSRERDGRAYRYGAVRDAAGLVAERMRRLLTAEPDRTSVLRRFVSALDDRDERILRALLREDSDS, from the coding sequence ATGAGTACGACACCGCCCTCTCCCGCGGCCGAACCGTCCGAGAACGGACGTCGGCGCTCCGGCCAGCTCGAAGCCCAGGTGGTCACCATCCTCGTCGAGGCCGGCGGCCCGTTGACCCCCGGTGAGGTCCGTGATCGGCTCGATCCGGGTGGCCCGCTGTCCTACAGCACGGTGGTGACCACGCTCAGCCGCCTGTTCGACAAGGGCGCTGTCAGCCGGGAACGCGACGGTCGCGCCTACCGCTACGGTGCCGTACGCGACGCCGCCGGCCTGGTCGCCGAGCGAATGCGCCGACTGCTGACCGCCGAGCCCGATCGCACCTCGGTACTGCGACGGTTCGTCAGCGCACTCGACGACCGCGACGAACGGATCCTGCGCGCTCTGCTCCGGGAGGACTCCGACTCGTGA